In Nostoc sp. GT001, a genomic segment contains:
- a CDS encoding amino acid adenylation domain-containing protein, translated as MSNQITQGFQLSIQQKRLWLLQQSSSAYLAQCAFLIEGNLKPEILKIALEQVAIRHGILGTTFHCLPGMKIPVMVLGNSSILSWREIDLTHCEPKELSSKIAYFCQEARSFNFEFKQGPLLHISLLKLDVQKHSLIISLPSLCADTRTLKNLVTEISKSYSACLQGERISEEVVQYLQFSEWQNQLLTDEDTETAKKYWHDQKLSTLASLKLPFESQPLQPSKFEINCCRLDITPDVTAKIANLAQKYDTSTDVVLLACWQTLIWRLTRQPDIVIGMASDRRDYEELYNLLGLVATWLPIHSHLTPNLRFREVLELAHQTIEAGAEWQDYFVPEPIENHEQLAFPIGFEFEQLPEKLFAGDVSFSLEQYYTCIEKFKVKLTCTQREHSLTTEFYYDINYFSADTIERLAKEFQTLLTSVTANPEEKISQLEILSFSDRQQLLVEFNQTHLDNLQDKCIHKLFEAQVQKTPDKIAVVFEDQQLTYAQLNRKANQVANYLQQRGVKPEVLVGLCTERSLLMIIGLLGILKAGGAYLPLDPTLPKEGFASRLQDIEIPIILTQQRLVDNLPTDVAEIVFLDTNWDIIADRKDDNPASAVTAQNLVYVLFTSGSTGKPKGVAIEHRQLLNYLHGITQRLDLSTTTNFATVSTLAADLGNTGIFAALCTGGCLHILSIECATDSAALAQYCRTHPIDCLKIVPSHLATLLASAPSDSILPRQQLILGGEAASWQLIEQIRQQAPSSLIFNHYGPTEATVGVTTFAVENQQISTQTVPLGRPLANTQIYLLDEQLQPVPIGVAGELYIGGAGLARGYLNQSDITAEKFIPNPFAKTGSRLYKSGDMARYLPDGNIEFIGRVDRQVKIRGFRIELGEIENVLCQHLQVQQAVVSVREGNGNKSLVVYIVSKQQQILNVSELQRFLRQQLPEYMMPSTFIMLKALPLTPNGKVNYSALSESNGDRLELAATYEPPQNEVEQAIANIWQQMLHVEKVGIYDNFFDIGGHSLLLVQIHAKLREIFPTNISVINLFEHPTINSLAKYLTQKQTEIPSFEESTQRAQSRTASRQSRAHSR; from the coding sequence ATGTCAAATCAAATAACTCAGGGGTTTCAGCTTTCCATTCAACAAAAGCGTCTTTGGTTATTACAGCAGTCTAGTTCAGCTTATTTGGCTCAATGTGCTTTTCTTATAGAAGGCAATCTTAAACCAGAGATATTAAAAATTGCTTTAGAACAAGTTGCTATTCGACACGGAATTTTGGGTACAACTTTTCATTGCTTACCTGGAATGAAAATTCCTGTAATGGTTTTAGGAAATAGCAGTATTTTGTCGTGGCGTGAGATTGATTTAACTCACTGTGAACCGAAAGAACTTTCAAGCAAAATTGCATATTTTTGTCAGGAAGCACGTAGTTTTAATTTCGAGTTTAAGCAAGGGCCACTTTTACATATATCTCTACTGAAACTTGATGTGCAGAAGCACAGTTTAATCATCAGTTTACCTTCACTTTGTGCCGATACCCGGACACTCAAAAATCTGGTAACTGAAATCAGCAAGTCATATTCTGCTTGCTTACAAGGTGAGAGGATATCAGAAGAAGTTGTCCAATATCTGCAATTCTCAGAATGGCAAAATCAATTACTCACAGATGAAGATACAGAAACAGCTAAAAAATATTGGCACGATCAAAAGCTTTCTACACTTGCTTCGTTGAAGTTACCTTTTGAGAGCCAGCCATTACAACCATCAAAATTTGAGATAAACTGCTGTCGATTAGATATTACTCCTGATGTAACAGCTAAGATTGCCAACTTAGCTCAAAAGTATGATACCTCCACAGATGTTGTCTTACTAGCTTGCTGGCAAACTCTGATTTGGCGACTTACAAGACAGCCAGATATCGTTATTGGTATGGCTAGCGATCGCAGAGACTATGAAGAACTATATAATTTATTAGGACTTGTGGCTACTTGGTTGCCAATTCACAGCCATTTGACACCAAATTTACGTTTTAGAGAAGTTTTAGAACTAGCTCATCAAACTATAGAAGCGGGTGCAGAATGGCAAGATTATTTTGTGCCAGAACCCATAGAAAATCACGAGCAACTAGCTTTTCCCATCGGTTTTGAGTTTGAGCAACTACCAGAAAAACTCTTTGCTGGCGACGTGTCATTTTCTCTTGAGCAATATTACACTTGTATTGAAAAATTTAAAGTAAAACTTACTTGTACTCAACGCGAGCATTCTTTAACGACAGAATTCTACTACGATATTAATTATTTTTCAGCCGATACTATTGAACGTCTAGCCAAAGAATTTCAAACTTTATTAACGAGTGTAACTGCTAATCCTGAAGAGAAAATCAGCCAATTAGAAATTCTCAGCTTTAGCGATCGCCAACAATTACTAGTAGAATTTAATCAAACACATCTTGACAATCTACAAGATAAATGTATTCACAAATTATTTGAAGCACAAGTACAAAAAACACCTGATAAAATTGCCGTTGTCTTTGAAGATCAACAACTAACTTATGCACAATTGAATCGCAAAGCCAATCAAGTTGCTAACTATTTGCAGCAGCGAGGAGTCAAGCCGGAAGTTTTAGTAGGACTTTGCACAGAGCGATCGCTCTTGATGATTATTGGACTTTTAGGCATCCTGAAAGCTGGTGGAGCTTATCTACCACTAGATCCAACCTTACCCAAGGAAGGTTTTGCTAGCCGATTGCAGGATATCGAAATACCAATAATATTGACACAACAGCGATTAGTCGATAACCTGCCAACAGATGTAGCGGAGATAGTTTTTCTAGATACAAATTGGGATATTATTGCCGATCGCAAAGATGATAATCCCGCCAGTGCAGTGACAGCCCAGAATTTAGTTTATGTCTTGTTCACCTCTGGCTCTACTGGTAAACCGAAGGGAGTTGCGATCGAACATCGGCAACTACTGAATTACCTTCACGGAATTACACAGAGGTTAGACTTATCAACAACAACTAACTTCGCCACAGTTTCCACCTTAGCTGCCGACTTGGGTAACACTGGAATCTTCGCTGCTCTTTGCACTGGCGGATGTCTGCATATATTATCCATCGAGTGTGCTACAGACTCAGCAGCCTTGGCACAATATTGCCGCACCCATCCCATCGACTGTCTCAAAATTGTTCCCTCCCACCTGGCTACTCTTCTCGCCTCTGCACCATCTGATTCCATCTTGCCCCGCCAGCAGCTAATTCTGGGTGGCGAGGCTGCAAGCTGGCAACTTATTGAACAGATTCGGCAGCAAGCACCATCTAGCTTAATCTTTAATCATTACGGCCCTACAGAAGCCACCGTGGGGGTTACTACCTTTGCAGTTGAAAATCAGCAAATTAGTACGCAGACAGTACCTCTTGGTCGTCCACTTGCCAATACGCAGATTTATTTACTGGATGAGCAACTGCAACCAGTACCCATTGGTGTAGCAGGTGAACTGTACATCGGCGGTGCGGGATTAGCTAGGGGTTATCTCAATCAGTCTGATATAACGGCAGAAAAGTTTATTCCTAATCCTTTTGCAAAGACAGGTTCGCGTTTATACAAAAGTGGTGATATGGCTCGTTACTTACCTGACGGCAATATTGAATTCATTGGGCGAGTTGATCGTCAGGTAAAAATTAGGGGCTTCCGTATTGAACTTGGAGAAATTGAAAACGTATTGTGTCAACATCTGCAAGTGCAACAGGCTGTAGTTTCTGTCCGGGAAGGCAATGGCAACAAATCTTTAGTAGTTTACATTGTTTCTAAGCAACAACAAATACTTAATGTCAGCGAACTACAAAGATTCTTAAGACAGCAACTACCGGAATACATGATGCCCTCAACTTTCATCATGTTAAAGGCTTTGCCACTGACACCCAATGGTAAAGTTAACTATAGTGCGCTCTCAGAGTCAAATGGCGATCGCCTAGAATTGGCAGCAACTTATGAACCACCACAAAATGAGGTAGAGCAAGCGATCGCTAATATCTGGCAACAGATGCTTCATGTTGAGAAAGTGGGCATTTATGATAATTTCTTTGATATCGGTGGTCATTCATTACTGCTTGTTCAAATTCACGCCAAACTACGAGAAATTTTCCCTACCAATATATCTGTAATTAATTTATTTGAACATCCAACCATCAACTCTTTAGCTAAATATTTAACGCAAAAGCAGACCGAAATACCTTCGTTTGAGGAAAGCACTCAACGCGCCCAGAGCCGTACTGCTTCTAGGCAATCTAGAGCGCACTCCAGGTAA
- a CDS encoding phosphopantetheine-binding protein yields the protein MNEDYQYKKIISTLKHIISESLGVKSSGIDIHTPFLAMGVDSLILLQINRAIQQDLGIDIPFRLLLEDLSTIHALGTHIAQELPPQNLIVEPSFQESTFSPILQAHTEKTSDTQNLEQEDEKSVTDTVLEQVIEQQLQLMSKQLDILQKAGSSKKILPVQKAIPSTPIQHQVEQAAQSLINNSDFSESSSSIQTESNQQLITQTIEPLQLESKTLLTLRQQKHLDALITRFVKLTPESKRLTQAYRSYHANSRAITGFLPSIKEILYPIHGQRGEGARLWDVDGQEYVDISMGFGALLFGHSPSFIIEAIQEQIKQGILHGLQSRLAWSGC from the coding sequence ATGAATGAAGATTATCAATATAAAAAAATAATATCGACACTTAAACACATTATTAGTGAGTCATTGGGAGTGAAATCATCTGGAATAGATATTCATACTCCTTTTCTGGCGATGGGTGTTGACTCTCTAATTTTGTTGCAAATTAATCGTGCTATTCAACAAGATTTAGGTATTGATATTCCTTTTCGCCTATTGCTTGAAGATTTATCAACAATTCATGCATTAGGAACTCATATAGCCCAAGAGCTACCTCCACAAAATCTGATTGTAGAGCCTTCTTTTCAGGAATCAACCTTTAGCCCAATACTACAAGCACATACTGAAAAGACTTCAGATACACAAAATTTGGAGCAAGAAGATGAAAAGTCTGTAACAGATACAGTACTCGAACAGGTAATAGAACAGCAGCTTCAGTTGATGTCTAAACAGCTGGACATTTTACAAAAAGCAGGTTCCTCGAAGAAGATATTACCTGTACAAAAAGCAATCCCATCTACCCCTATTCAGCATCAAGTAGAACAAGCTGCTCAATCTTTAATTAATAACTCTGATTTTTCAGAAAGTTCATCATCGATTCAAACTGAGTCTAATCAACAACTCATCACCCAAACAATTGAGCCTCTTCAGTTAGAATCAAAGACTCTATTAACTCTCCGTCAACAAAAACATTTAGATGCTTTAATTACACGTTTTGTCAAACTTACTCCCGAATCTAAACGACTTACTCAAGCTTATCGTTCCTACCATGCCAATAGCAGGGCGATAACAGGCTTCCTGCCCTCCATTAAAGAGATATTATATCCTATTCACGGACAGCGTGGAGAGGGAGCAAGACTTTGGGATGTTGATGGCCAAGAGTATGTAGACATTTCGATGGGGTTTGGTGCGCTTTTATTTGGTCATTCACCATCTTTTATCATCGAAGCTATTCAAGAACAAATAAAGCAAGGTATATTGCACGGGCTACAATCGCGTCTCGCTTGGTCAGGTTGCTGA
- a CDS encoding amino acid adenylation domain-containing protein — translation MTGAERAAFCNDGTEAVMAAIRLARATTRRSKIALFAGSYHGTYDGVLVRGVTTSEGTKRSIPRAIGIPSYIADDVIVLDYGQPESLEILKTHAYELAAVLVEPIQSSRPDLQPKEFLLQLRQLTQATGTVLIFDEVITGFRMHPGGIQGLWNIQADLTTYGKAVAAGMPIGVIAGKAALMDILDGGMWNYGDGSYPQADTTVFAGTFFKHPLVMAAAWAALNYIKNSGPKLQQELSAKTTKLAQTLNSYFEQKQVPIQVVHFGSLFRFIASSPLKFGQLFFYHLLEKGVYVWEGRTFYLSTAHTDADIEHVIGAVKESVVEMQEGELLPPAPISTTLKIPLTAAQKELWFLAQMGDEVSRAYNESRTIHLRGTGNLLAVRKAVQEIINRHEALRTTFSPEGDNQLIHPTLTIDIPVSDFSTLGKSQRETQLSELLAREAQQVFHLEKGPLLNCHIVKLQEDHHLVILTNHHIIADGWSISILLRELAVIYSAECQGIASQLPQPMKWSEYALWQVQMQQSPEMAKAEAYWLSQFASSVPVLELPTDRPRPPIFSYTGARENLSLDSTLYNSLKSLSLQRGYTLFTILLTAFFTLLQRLTNQQDIVVGIASAGQSAIAGEYLVGHCVNLLPIRSQVVGNPGFAEYLSSVQQILLDAYEYQIYPFIKLIENLKLPRDPSRTPLFTTGFNLDKAPLESKSLKQEFEIAKNSTSATKLDINLNILQTDSELVIELEYNTDLFDTQTIQRWLGHYVTLLEGVVANSEQPLKELPILTQTQQHQLLVEWNNTKVDYPGEYCIHELFEAQVERLPDAIAVTFEDQHLTYRELNNHANQLAHYLQSLGVKPEVLVGICVERSLEMAIGILGILKAGGAYVPLDPAYPQERLALILDDVKPLVLLTQKHLVAELPTSAAKVVCLDEWDLYAQESQKNPSSSVTAENLAYVIYTSGSTGTPKGVLITHQALVNHSIAAAKAYELQPEDRILQFASVSFDVAAEELFPSWLSGSTVVIRPNRVLLFAHFGQFLIQEKLTVINLPTAYWHEWVSDLTQTTEPLPPTLRLIIVGTEQALPEKLALWQKLVGDRSQSHCIRWLNAYGPTEATIGVTIYEPVEPVTYPEKQPVYSVPVGRPIANTQVYLLDKHLHPTPLGVPGELYIGGIGIARGYLNHPELTTEKFIPNPFAEKSGMRLYRTGDLARYLPNGNIELLGRIDQQVKIRGFRIELGEISATLQQHNKVREAVVIAREDEHGDKYLVAYVSPQPEQTIINTELRGFLQEKLPQYMLPSSFIILSTLPLLPNGKLDRRSLPAPETLRPELEAAYVMPQTEIEQTIATIWQKSLNIEKIGIHDNFFELGGHSLLLVKVHSQLREIFPTDLSMLDMFRYPTINSLAEFFSQTKNQTSFLSETNISIEKIAVGKSQQRKRLQKMKSIMSNQGVNKK, via the coding sequence TTGACAGGCGCAGAACGAGCAGCTTTTTGTAACGATGGCACAGAAGCGGTGATGGCAGCAATCCGCCTAGCACGGGCTACTACAAGACGCTCTAAGATTGCTTTATTTGCTGGTTCTTATCATGGTACTTATGATGGGGTTTTGGTAAGAGGAGTAACAACTAGCGAAGGAACGAAGCGTTCTATCCCCAGAGCTATAGGTATTCCATCATACATTGCTGATGATGTTATCGTACTTGACTATGGACAACCTGAATCTCTCGAAATTCTGAAAACTCATGCTTACGAACTGGCAGCAGTTCTGGTGGAACCGATACAAAGCAGTCGCCCAGATTTGCAACCAAAAGAGTTTCTGCTGCAACTCAGACAATTAACTCAAGCAACAGGAACCGTATTAATTTTTGACGAAGTAATTACCGGTTTTCGGATGCACCCAGGTGGGATTCAAGGCTTGTGGAATATTCAAGCAGATTTGACTACATACGGTAAAGCCGTTGCTGCTGGGATGCCAATTGGAGTTATAGCTGGCAAGGCAGCTTTAATGGATATCCTTGACGGTGGGATGTGGAACTATGGAGATGGGTCTTATCCTCAAGCGGACACCACAGTATTTGCAGGTACTTTCTTCAAACATCCTTTAGTAATGGCGGCGGCTTGGGCTGCACTCAACTATATTAAAAATAGTGGACCAAAATTACAGCAGGAGTTATCTGCAAAAACAACGAAATTAGCCCAGACTCTTAATAGTTACTTTGAACAAAAACAAGTTCCTATTCAAGTAGTCCATTTTGGTTCGCTGTTTCGTTTTATCGCCTCATCTCCTCTCAAGTTTGGTCAGTTGTTTTTCTATCATCTCTTAGAAAAAGGCGTTTATGTTTGGGAAGGACGCACATTTTATCTGTCTACGGCGCATACTGATGCAGATATTGAACACGTAATTGGGGCAGTCAAGGAAAGCGTAGTAGAAATGCAAGAAGGGGAATTATTGCCACCTGCCCCGATTTCAACAACGCTCAAAATTCCCCTGACAGCAGCGCAAAAAGAACTGTGGTTTTTGGCACAGATGGGAGATGAAGTTTCCCGCGCCTACAACGAATCTAGAACTATCCATCTGCGAGGGACTGGTAATTTATTGGCAGTGCGTAAAGCTGTTCAGGAAATTATCAATCGTCACGAAGCGCTGCGAACTACTTTTAGCCCAGAGGGGGATAATCAACTGATTCATCCCACTTTGACTATAGACATTCCTGTGAGTGACTTTTCAACTTTAGGTAAAAGTCAACGAGAAACACAGCTATCAGAATTATTAGCACGAGAAGCTCAACAAGTTTTCCATTTAGAAAAAGGGCCGTTGCTGAACTGTCATATCGTCAAGTTGCAGGAAGATCATCATCTTGTAATTCTGACAAATCATCACATTATTGCTGATGGTTGGTCAATTAGTATTTTATTACGAGAACTAGCAGTAATTTATTCAGCAGAATGCCAAGGTATTGCTAGCCAACTTCCCCAACCCATGAAATGGAGTGAGTATGCTCTGTGGCAAGTACAAATGCAACAGAGTCCAGAAATGGCAAAAGCTGAAGCTTATTGGCTGAGTCAATTTGCTAGTTCAGTGCCTGTTTTGGAATTACCAACTGACCGGCCTCGACCACCAATATTTTCGTACACTGGAGCGCGAGAAAATCTCAGCCTCGATTCCACTTTGTATAATTCTTTGAAAAGCTTAAGTCTACAACGTGGTTATACTTTATTTACGATTCTTTTAACAGCATTTTTCACCTTATTGCAACGATTGACGAATCAACAAGATATCGTTGTTGGTATTGCTTCGGCTGGACAATCTGCGATCGCAGGTGAATATCTTGTCGGCCACTGTGTTAATCTATTGCCCATACGCAGCCAAGTTGTTGGCAATCCAGGCTTTGCAGAGTATTTAAGTTCAGTTCAGCAGATATTGTTAGATGCTTACGAGTATCAAATTTATCCTTTTATTAAACTAATTGAAAATTTAAAGTTACCACGAGATCCTAGCCGCACCCCTCTTTTTACCACAGGGTTTAATCTGGACAAAGCTCCATTAGAGTCCAAGTCTTTAAAACAAGAGTTTGAAATAGCTAAAAATTCTACCAGTGCTACTAAGCTGGATATTAATTTAAATATTCTTCAGACAGACAGTGAACTAGTAATAGAACTGGAATATAATACAGATTTATTTGATACCCAAACAATTCAGCGTTGGCTCGGACATTACGTAACCTTGCTAGAAGGTGTTGTCGCCAACTCAGAGCAACCTCTAAAAGAATTGCCTATATTGACACAAACTCAACAGCATCAGTTGTTGGTGGAATGGAATAATACTAAAGTTGACTATCCTGGTGAGTATTGTATCCATGAGTTATTTGAGGCTCAAGTAGAGCGATTGCCTGATGCAATTGCCGTAACCTTTGAAGACCAACACCTCACCTATCGAGAGCTAAATAACCACGCAAATCAATTGGCGCATTATTTACAATCTCTTGGGGTAAAACCAGAGGTATTGGTAGGGATTTGTGTGGAGCGATCGCTTGAAATGGCAATCGGAATTTTAGGCATTCTGAAAGCTGGTGGCGCTTATGTGCCACTCGATCCAGCATATCCACAGGAACGACTAGCTTTAATATTAGATGATGTCAAACCTTTAGTGTTGCTTACTCAAAAGCATCTAGTTGCGGAACTCCCGACATCTGCGGCTAAGGTTGTATGCCTAGACGAATGGGATCTGTACGCCCAGGAAAGTCAGAAAAATCCTAGTAGCAGTGTGACAGCCGAAAACCTGGCTTATGTGATTTACACTTCCGGCTCTACAGGAACACCTAAAGGCGTTCTGATTACGCACCAAGCTTTAGTGAACCACAGTATTGCTGCTGCTAAAGCTTATGAACTGCAACCAGAAGATCGCATTCTCCAATTCGCTTCTGTGAGCTTTGATGTGGCAGCCGAAGAACTATTTCCATCATGGTTAAGTGGTTCAACTGTAGTCATCAGACCCAATCGGGTATTATTGTTTGCTCACTTTGGACAATTCTTGATACAGGAAAAACTAACTGTCATCAATTTACCAACAGCCTATTGGCATGAATGGGTGTCTGACTTGACTCAAACAACAGAACCATTACCGCCGACACTGCGCTTGATAATTGTCGGAACTGAGCAAGCTTTACCAGAAAAACTCGCACTTTGGCAAAAACTAGTAGGCGATCGCTCCCAGAGTCACTGTATCCGTTGGCTCAATGCTTATGGCCCGACTGAAGCAACGATTGGTGTCACCATTTATGAACCAGTTGAACCAGTTACCTATCCAGAGAAACAACCTGTTTATTCTGTACCTGTTGGTCGCCCCATTGCCAACACCCAGGTCTATTTGCTAGATAAACATTTGCACCCTACACCTTTAGGCGTACCAGGCGAGTTATATATTGGTGGTATTGGGATTGCCAGGGGCTACCTCAATCACCCTGAACTTACTACCGAAAAATTTATTCCCAACCCTTTTGCTGAAAAATCGGGAATGCGTCTGTATCGCACTGGCGATTTAGCCCGCTACTTACCCAATGGGAATATCGAACTTCTCGGACGCATCGACCAGCAAGTGAAAATTCGGGGCTTCCGCATCGAACTGGGTGAAATATCAGCGACATTGCAGCAACACAATAAAGTACGCGAAGCAGTGGTAATAGCTAGGGAAGACGAGCATGGTGATAAGTATCTAGTAGCTTATGTTAGCCCTCAGCCAGAACAGACCATCATAAACACTGAACTGCGTGGCTTTCTTCAGGAGAAGCTACCGCAATATATGCTGCCCTCAAGTTTCATTATCTTGTCAACCTTGCCTTTGTTGCCCAACGGTAAACTCGATCGGCGATCGCTCCCTGCACCAGAAACTCTCCGCCCAGAGTTAGAAGCTGCTTATGTGATGCCACAAACTGAGATAGAACAAACTATCGCTACAATTTGGCAAAAATCTCTCAATATCGAGAAAATAGGCATTCACGACAACTTCTTTGAACTCGGCGGTCATTCATTACTTCTGGTGAAAGTTCATAGCCAATTACGCGAAATATTCCCAACCGATTTATCAATGCTTGATATGTTCAGATATCCGACTATTAACTCTCTTGCTGAGTTTTTTAGTCAAACTAAAAATCAAACATCATTTCTTAGTGAAACTAATATTTCAATAGAAAAAATTGCAGTTGGTAAATCTCAGCAAAGAAAACGATTGCAAAAAATGAAGTCGATAATGAGTAATCAAGGAGTTAATAAAAAATGA
- a CDS encoding SDR family NAD(P)-dependent oxidoreductase — MEQLVKLLPPDVNLRILEIGGGGGIATTELLPILPSERTNYTFTDVGGLFLNQAKQKFSAYPFVEYRFLDIEKPPTAQGFNHHSFDVVVAVNVLHVTRNITKTLEHVRSLLAPGGFLLLWEITQPQLDFDLTDGLLMNPLEDKERSRGNPFLSQEQWQEALHSQGFVEVAAVSETETFGEQILVAQAAASVTDLAPTAFTITKQKATSKQRQDLLAKKSDIADWFYIPSWKRTMPPQSFQPGLEVKLGCWLVFVDECGLGEKLVKQLVLEHQDVIIVRVGEQFQQNSEYPQRTYTINPEKKDDYNTLLKELRSLGKIPKRIVHLWSVTPSSYTNSTIEALGWPSLLFLAQTMSDDKALRVYAENNQTDAVEISIISNNLQEVTGSEILCPEKALVLGTCKVMPLEYPNITCRSIDVVVLVESGQEELIQMLIAELTTSISDQIIAYRGRNRWVQDFEPVQLHETVTENLRLRKQGVYLITGGLGGVGLVLAEYLAQTVQAKLILLGRSAFPDQDQWSEWLSTHDKEDPISQKIQKLQAIKALGAEVMIASADVTNLDQMLAVFNKINQQFGEIHGVIHAAAVYGGGMMQLTTKETVANALAPKVQGTRVLETLFQESKLDFFVLCSSLSSFIGTSGMADYTAANAFLDSFANYSISKHGTWKFIKSINWDRWNSVGMAAAVEARHQEITGEKLTAGMASFEGIEAFKRILSSSTVSQVIVSTQDFPSLIKPKESPKTLEEKLAQLSQSKPTHPRPILGNAYIAPVNEIERTLAEVWQKLLGIQKVGIHDNFFELGGDSLFATQLVSELCKVFQIELSYKGFFNGPTIGELSEVIVQKLAEQTSLEELSQALADIEQLSQNDVQALITSQN, encoded by the coding sequence ATGGAACAGTTGGTAAAGTTATTACCACCTGATGTAAACCTGAGAATTCTGGAAATTGGTGGTGGAGGGGGTATTGCTACAACAGAATTGCTGCCTATCTTGCCATCTGAACGCACTAACTACACTTTTACAGATGTAGGTGGTTTGTTTTTGAATCAAGCCAAACAGAAATTTAGTGCTTATCCCTTTGTTGAATATCGTTTTCTAGATATTGAAAAACCGCCAACTGCACAAGGGTTCAACCACCATAGTTTTGATGTGGTGGTAGCTGTGAATGTGTTGCACGTAACCCGGAATATAACAAAAACCCTGGAGCATGTGCGATCGCTATTAGCTCCTGGAGGATTTCTGCTATTGTGGGAAATAACTCAACCACAATTAGACTTCGATCTCACCGATGGTCTGCTGATGAATCCGTTAGAGGATAAAGAACGCAGCCGTGGTAATCCATTTTTATCACAGGAGCAATGGCAAGAAGCACTACACTCTCAAGGGTTTGTTGAGGTAGCAGCTGTCTCGGAAACTGAAACTTTCGGCGAACAGATTTTGGTAGCTCAAGCTGCTGCATCGGTAACTGACTTAGCACCTACAGCATTTACCATCACAAAGCAAAAAGCTACTAGCAAGCAGCGCCAAGACTTATTGGCTAAAAAATCCGATATTGCTGACTGGTTTTACATTCCTTCTTGGAAACGTACTATGCCACCGCAGTCTTTTCAGCCTGGACTTGAGGTAAAGCTAGGATGCTGGTTAGTGTTTGTGGATGAGTGTGGCTTGGGTGAAAAGTTGGTAAAACAACTAGTACTTGAGCATCAAGATGTTATTATCGTCAGGGTTGGAGAGCAATTTCAGCAAAATAGCGAATATCCTCAACGCACATATACGATTAATCCTGAAAAAAAGGATGATTACAACACCTTGCTCAAAGAACTTCGGAGCCTGGGTAAGATTCCAAAAAGGATTGTTCATCTGTGGAGTGTGACACCAAGCAGTTACACCAACTCAACAATTGAAGCTTTAGGCTGGCCGAGCCTATTGTTTTTAGCGCAGACGATGTCTGACGACAAGGCGCTGCGCGTCTACGCAGAAAATAATCAGACAGATGCTGTAGAAATTAGCATCATCTCTAACAATTTGCAGGAAGTAACAGGTTCAGAAATACTGTGTCCAGAAAAGGCACTGGTTCTCGGAACTTGCAAAGTTATGCCACTAGAGTATCCAAATATAACCTGTCGCAGTATTGATGTTGTAGTTCTTGTAGAAAGTGGTCAAGAAGAACTCATCCAAATGCTAATAGCGGAACTTACGACTTCTATATCTGACCAAATTATTGCTTACCGTGGACGGAATCGCTGGGTACAAGATTTTGAACCTGTACAACTACATGAAACCGTTACCGAAAATCTCCGCCTCAGAAAACAGGGAGTATATCTCATCACTGGTGGATTAGGAGGTGTTGGTTTGGTGCTGGCAGAATATTTAGCACAGACTGTGCAAGCAAAATTAATATTACTGGGGCGTTCAGCTTTTCCCGACCAAGACCAGTGGTCTGAATGGTTATCGACTCATGATAAAGAAGATCCTATCAGCCAAAAGATCCAAAAATTGCAGGCGATAAAGGCATTAGGTGCAGAGGTAATGATAGCCAGCGCCGATGTTACCAACCTTGACCAGATGTTAGCGGTGTTTAACAAAATCAATCAGCAATTTGGTGAGATTCATGGAGTAATTCATGCAGCCGCAGTTTACGGCGGAGGGATGATGCAACTCACAACAAAAGAAACTGTAGCCAATGCTTTAGCACCAAAAGTGCAAGGAACACGAGTACTTGAGACTCTATTTCAAGAAAGCAAGCTGGATTTCTTTGTACTCTGTTCATCACTAAGTTCATTTATTGGCACATCTGGAATGGCAGATTATACAGCTGCAAATGCCTTCCTTGACTCCTTTGCTAACTACAGTATCTCCAAACATGGGACATGGAAATTCATTAAGTCTATTAACTGGGATAGATGGAACAGCGTAGGAATGGCCGCTGCTGTTGAAGCACGCCATCAGGAAATCACAGGAGAAAAGTTGACAGCAGGAATGGCTTCTTTTGAGGGTATAGAAGCCTTTAAACGTATTCTCTCTAGTAGCACAGTTTCTCAGGTCATCGTATCAACACAAGATTTTCCCAGCTTGATTAAGCCAAAGGAATCTCCTAAGACCTTGGAGGAAAAATTAGCCCAGCTTAGTCAATCCAAACCAACTCACCCCCGCCCGATTTTAGGAAATGCTTATATTGCTCCCGTTAATGAAATTGAGCGAACCCTTGCTGAGGTTTGGCAAAAACTTCTGGGTATTCAAAAAGTGGGTATTCACGATAACTTCTTTGAGCTAGGAGGAGACTCTTTATTTGCTACTCAATTAGTTTCTGAACTATGCAAAGTTTTCCAAATAGAACTTTCTTATAAAGGCTTTTTTAATGGCCCAACTATCGGTGAATTGTCTGAAGTTATTGTTCAAAAACTGGCTGAACAGACAAGTCTAGAAGAGTTATCTCAAGCTTTAGCAGATATTGAACAACTATCTCAGAATGACGTACAGGCATTAATTACTTCACAAAACTAA